One genomic segment of Mytilus trossulus isolate FHL-02 chromosome 4, PNRI_Mtr1.1.1.hap1, whole genome shotgun sequence includes these proteins:
- the LOC134716720 gene encoding dual specificity protein phosphatase 3-like: MESSGMLEERKNSNRKGGFKKKVGFKPQFLITHQQKKKHEEHYDVKLFYKIRNFLQDNKHLKNDVDEVFPGIYVGNVHFARDLQGLKYRGITHILNLAIEDSETGSEYYADTAITYSEVEMYDEEDYDIKQHFEHTSDIIDNALKQNGKVLVHCHSGYRRSPTVAIAYMMMKQKFHLWDAIVEARSNRKICPNSGFVEQLCMLERELYGHSSNLDQVDENDET, encoded by the exons ATGGAATCTTCAG GAATGTTAGAAGAAAGGAAAAACTCGAACCGAAAAGGTGGCTTCAAGAAAAAAGTAGGATTCAAACCACAATTTTTAATTACACAccaacagaaaaagaaacatg AAGAACATTACGACGTGAAGCTGTTTTACAAAATACGAAATTTTCTCCAGGACAATAAGCACCTCAAAAATGATGTGGATGAAGTTTTCCCCGGTATATATGTCGGAAATGT ACACTTCGCAAGAGATTTACAAGGACTAAAATACCGAGGAATCACACATATATTAAATTTAGCAATAGAGGATTCAGAAACCGGAAGCGAATACTACGCTGACACTGCAATTACTTATTCTGAAGTGGAGATGTATGACGAAGAAGATTACGATATTAAACAACATTTTGAGCATACTTCTGATATAATAGATAATGCTTTGAAACAAAATG GCAAAGTATTAGTTCATTGTCACTCTGGGTACCGCCGGTCCCCAACTGTAGCAATCGCATATATGATGATGAAGCAAAAATTCCATCTTTGGGACGCCATTGTTGAAGCAAgatcaaatagaaaaatatgtcCAAATTCAGGATTTGTAGAACAGTTGTGTATGCTTGAGAGAGAACTATATGGACATTCTTCTAACTTAGACCAAGTTGACGAAAACGACGAAACATAA
- the LOC134714060 gene encoding uncharacterized protein LOC134714060: protein MTPIVLLSFALFGLVATEAGEKGYSPKHNLKAYGNPFGPGNIGSLGYQGNGGFGYPSYGRPGYGYGGYSNNAYGYGSPLNIGGYNEYNGYSVQSGYPGYGYLHGRGLNGFSGNGNYGVYGKNIGPFNGNGFGRGIGGYNNLNGYGAYGINGAYGSANNYGTYGIGGLNGYGSYGGLNGFGSYGGLNGFASNGIGGIGSLNGFRSSGFGGLNGYKSYGIGGLNSFGSYSIGGLNGNGIGVNGGLINGRRGGLSSFGKFGGKKGTY from the exons ATGACACCAATAGTATTGCTTTCCTTTGCCCTTTTCGGACTCGTTGCAACTGAGGCCGGTGAAAAAGGATACAGTCCCAAACATAACCTGAAAGCATATGGAAATCCATTCGGACCAGGTAATATTGGTAGTTTGGGATACCAAGGAAATGGTGGATTTGGATATCCGTCTTATGGTAGACCAGGATACGGATACGGGGGATATTCCAACAATGCTTATGGTTACGGTTCACCATTAAACATTGGCGGTTATAATGAATACAATGGATATAGTGTACAAAGTGGATATCCTGGATACGGATATTTACATGGCAGAGGATTAAACGGATTCAGTGGTAATGGAAATTACGGTGTTTATGGTAAAAATATCGGACCTTTCAATGGTAATGGATTCGGTCGAGGAATTGGAGgatataacaatttaaatggTTATGGAGCATATGGTATAAATGGGGCATACGGTAGTGCTAACAATTACGGAACATATGGTATTGGTGGTTTAAATGGTTATGGATCATATGGGGGTTTGAATGGTTTCGGATCATATGGTGGTTTGAATGGCTTTGCATCAAATGGTATTGGTGGTATTGGTAGTTTAAATGGTTTTAGATCATCTGGTTTTGGTGGTTTGAATGGTTATAAATCGTATGGTATTGGTGGTTTAAATAGTTTTGGATCGTACAGTATTGGTGGTTTGAATGGTAATGGTATTGGTGTCAATGGTGGACTAATAAATGGAAGACGAGGTGGATTGAGCAGTTTTGGTAAATTTGGAG GTAAAAAAGGAACATATTAG
- the LOC134714061 gene encoding shematrin-like protein 2, which produces MTPIVLISFALFGLVASEAGEKGYSPKHNLKTYGNPFGPGNIGSLGYQGHGRFGYPSYGRSGYGYGGYSNNAYGNGSPLNIGGYAAYNGYSIQSGYPGYGYLHGRGLNGFSGNRNYGVYGKNIGPFNGNGFGRGLGGFNNLNGYGAYSINGAYGGVNNYGTYGIGGLNGFGSYGGLNGIGSYGGLNGFASYGIGGIGSLNGFGSSGFGGLNGYRSHGIGGLNSFGSYSIGGLNGNGVGVNGGLINGRRGLNGLSSFGKFGGKKGTY; this is translated from the exons ATGACACCAATAGTATTGATTTCCTTTGCCCTATTCGGACTCGTTGCATCGGAGGCCGGTGAAAAAGGATACAGTCCCAAACATAACCTGAAAACATATGGAAATCCATTCGGACCAGGTAATATTGGTAGTTTGGGATACCAAGGACATGGTAGATTTGGATATCCATCTTATGGTAGATCAGGATACGGATACGGGGGATATTCCAACAATGCATATGGTAACGGTTCACCATTAAACATTGGCGGATATGCTGCATACAATGGATATAGTATTCAAAGTGGATATCCTGGATACGGATATTTACATGGCAGAGGATTGAACGGATTCAGTGGAAATAGAAATTACGGTGTTTACGGTAAAAATATCGGACCTTTCAATGGTAATGGATTCGGTCGAGGACTTGGAGgatttaacaatttaaatggTTATGGAGCATATAGTATAAATGGGGCATACGGTGGTGTTAACAATTACGGAACATATGGTATTGgtggtttgaatggttttggATCATATGGGGGTTTAAATGGTATCGGATCATATGGTGGTTTGAACGGTTTTGCATCATATGGTATTGGTGGTATTGGTAGTTTAAATGGTTTTGGATCATCTGGTTTTGGTGgtttgaatggttatagatctCATGGTATTGGTGGTTTAAATAGTTTTGGATCATACAGTATTGGTGGTTTGAATGGTAATGGTGTTGGTGTCAATGGTGGACTAATAAATGGTAGACGAGGTCTAAATGGATTGAGCAGTTTTGGTAAATTTGGAG GTAAAAAAGGAACATATTAG
- the LOC134716721 gene encoding PE-PGRS family protein PE_PGRS16-like, producing the protein MTPIVLISFVLFGLVASEAGEKGYSPKHNLKTYGNPFGPGNIGSNGFQGNGGFGYPSYGRLGYGYGGYSNNAYGYGSPLNIGGYAGYNGYSIQSGYPGYGYLHGRGLNGFSGNGNYGVYGKNIGPFNGNGFGTGLGGYNNLNGYGAYGLNGAYGANNYRTYGIGGLNGFGSYGGLNGFGSYGGLNGLASNGIGGIGSLNGFGSSDFGGLNGYGSYGIGGLNGFRSYGIGGMNGNDIGVNGGLLNGRRGLSGLSSFGKFGGKKGTY; encoded by the coding sequence ATGACACCAATAGTATTGATTTCTTTTGTCCTTTTCGGACTCGTTGCATCGGAGGCCGGTGAAAAAGGATACAGTCCCAAACATAACCTGAAAACATATGGAAATCCATTCGGACCAGGTAATATTGGTAGCAATGGATTTCAAGGAAATGGTGGATTTGGATATCCATCTTATGGTAGATTAGGATACGGATACGGGGGATATTCCAACAATGCTTATGGTTACGGTTCACCATTAAACATTGGCGGATATGCTGGATACAATGGATATAGTATTCAAAGTGGATATCCTGGATACGGGTATTTACATGGCAGAGGATTGAATGGATTCAGTGGTAATGGAAATTACGGTGTTTACGGTAAAAATATCGGACCTTTCAATGGTAATGGATTCGGTACAGGACTTGGAGGATATAACAATTTGAATGGTTATGGAGCATATGGTTTGAACGGGGCATACGGTGCTAACAATTACCGAACATATGGTATTGgtggtttgaatggttttggtTCATACGgtggtttgaatggttttggATCATATGGTGGTTTGAATGGCCTTGCATCAAATGGTATTGGTGGTATTGGTAGTTTAAATGGTTTTGGATCATCTGATTTTGGTGGTTTGAATGGTTATGGATCTTATGGCATTGGTGGCTTAAATGGTTTTAGATCATACGGTATTGGTGGTATGAATGGTAATGATATTGGTGTCAATGGTGGACTACTAAATGGAAGACGAGGTCTAAGTGGATTGAGCAGTTTTGGTAAATTTGGAG
- the LOC134715697 gene encoding E3 ubiquitin-protein ligase TM129-like, with amino-acid sequence MSSNEESTLFAIYTLGYTFFSLVMIAPPTEFVAAGLTVQNMLASFLGSEELGFIYFHIKRTAATLLIHSCFPLGYFLGLRYVSPLQHLYWFPYFAWYWQIYLTISLFIIICASAVVFYWSTDNWSRHPIAKELSYLTNNAGSWRAVASSINVEFRRFDKFTSGPHGRRVIVTDSWVMKTSTYFLNIAHQNDIHLTLSKSEEHSLSYESMTSVQYLNISVVSINKKVTPFQIRLNSLEYRDLKEKLSGPIRNARNIVIKQSLSDQFLEAFHEQVNLNHDFRLPLNMDCDNCIGCMQKESDVKLVKLCDDPEAGNCVQCFCRPMWCLECMGKWFASRQNQQRPEIWMSGKSPCPTCRATFCVLDVCKIVK; translated from the exons ATGTCGTCAAACGAAGAATCGACACTTTTTGCTATTTATACACTCGGGTATACATTTTTTAGTCTGGTAATGATAGCACCACCTACTGAATTTGTGGCTGCCGGTTTGACAGTTCAAAATATGTTGGCAAGTTTCCTTGGGAGTGAAGAACTTGGTTTTATCTACTTTCACATAAAAAGAACAGCAGCGACACTGTTGATTCATTCGTGTTTTCCATTAG gttATTTTCTAGGACTAAGATATGTCTCTCCTCTTCAGCATCTTTATTGGTTTCCTTACTTTGCATGGTACTGGCAGATATATTTGACAATAAGCCTCTTTATTATTATATGTGCATCAGCTGTTGTATTTTACTGGTCTACAGACAATTGGTCCAGACATCCAATTGCTAAAGAACTTAGCTATCTTACTAATAATGCAGGAAGTTGGAGAGCAGTGGCATCCTCTATAAATGTGGAGTTCCGCCGTTTTGACAAATTTACATCTGGCCCACATGGGAGAAGAGTTATTGTCACAGACTCATGGGTTATGAAAACAtccacatattttttaaatatagcacatcaaaatgatattcatctaACTTTATCCAAATCAGAAGAACATTCTCTTTCCTATGAAAGTATGACATCAGTGCAGTATCTGAATATCTCAGTAGTTAGTATCAACAAGAAAGTTACACCATTTCAAATCAG ACTGAACTCATTGGAATACAgagatttgaaagaaaaattatcAGGGCCAATTAGAAATGCTAGAAACATTGTTATAAAACAATCTTTAAGTGACCAGTTTTTGGAAGCATTCCATGAACAAGTGAATCTCAATCATGACTTCCGTTTGCCTTTAAATATG GATTGTGATAACTGTATTGGATGTATGCAGAAAGAATCTGATGTGAAGCTTGTAAAACTTTGTGATGATCCAGAAGCTGGAAATTGTGTTCAGTGTTTCTGTCGACCTATGTGGTGTTTAGAATGTATGGGTAAATGGTTTGCAAGTCGTCAGAATCAACAAAGACCAGAAATATGGATGAGTGGAAAATCTCCCTGTCCGACATGCAGGgcaacattttgtgttttagatgtttgtaaaattgttaaataa